In Oncorhynchus keta strain PuntledgeMale-10-30-2019 chromosome 19, Oket_V2, whole genome shotgun sequence, a single genomic region encodes these proteins:
- the LOC118371911 gene encoding T-cell activation Rho GTPase-activating protein-like — MKVLSNSTTAKTLTGSGMDPFIEFPLDGGTKIPTLPRELCNAKATQPIEKGGNSKRSISILRKLKRSSTLSSMSSCSDTDSKSQLFGQPLSKICPEDGMLPKPITEILVLLWKKGPSTEGVFRTTCNNKTLKAIREQLNSGTEVEMDALPVVLLVGLLKSFLNELPGRLLVSELFETWTKALESEDVHQRGLQLKRVVDKLPGPNILLLRNLLCVFHHITKSVHANMMDANNLAVCIAPTLLRKDDMSLDVQTVNKVVELTEFLIEHCSEIFGKDILSLLGDPDEDSSESVLSQRHDSAYDSTDPDSEGDSMVSMQGEGESGSSSPSLLSACGMERGTVPSCPTNAIFHSFTNKTPFNRRCSEPIIFPSAGKRNLARSHDDFSVEGRDFEEQPLKKQISNDSFLLPGHGAATRPAATLSLPKLGGSHPSCSSSCSLESTTSNASEGSVFTSSPLASPGCPRRARSTHLRADTVEVAKRRTQSMKVNSKAPMTTKNLGTFARISLKKGHLQKEKPFPCGTLQEDSQSEAEAPLRQKHPLSAMEAFQQVDSRLDLQPPSYEQAVQNVAQLTLSHYGSMTVKAAAATLSRNSRPASMNANFMYSCTVNQYADCFFQGTDSDDVTAVQQHSGGFCQRAMSESVSKARHETMSHHETVSRRCRQPVFEEYSYAKESYV, encoded by the exons ATGAAGGTGCTGAGCAACAGTACCACA gcTAAAACTCTAACAGGAAGTGGCATGGACCCATTTATCGAGTTTCCCCTTGAT GGCGGCACAAAGATCCCCACCCTGCCCAGGGAGTTGTGTAATGCAAAAGCAACGCAGCCCATTG AAAAGGGCGGCAACAGTAAGAGAAGCATCAGCATCTTGAGGAAATTGAAGAGGAGTTCCACCCTCAGCAGCATGTCCTCATGTTCAGACACAGACTCCAAGAGCCAACTGTTTGGACAGCCTCTCTCCAAGATCTGTCCAGAGGATGGGATGCTTCCCAAGCCCATCACA gaGATATTGGTGCTTCTATGGAAGAAAGGCCCCTCCACAGAGGGGGTGTTCAGGACGACATGCAACAATAAGACACTAAAGGCCATCAGGGAGCAGCTCAACAGTGGGACGGAGGTGGAGATGGATGCCCTGCCCGTGGTTCTCCTGGTGGGTCTACTCAAG AGTTTTCTGAACGAGCTCCCGGGACGTCTGCTAGTGTCGGAGCTGTTTGAGACCTGGACGAAGGCCCTCGAGAGTGAGGATGTCCACCAGAGAGGCTTGCAGCTCAAGAG ggTGGTTGACAAGCTACCAGGGCCCAACATCCTGCTGCTGCGGAACCTTCTGTGTGTGTTCCACCACATCACGAAGAGCGTGCACGCCAACATGATGGACGCCAATAATTTGGCGGTGTGCATCGCTCCCACTCTGCTGCGGAAAGACGACATGTCCTTAGACGTGCAGACCGTGAACAAG GTGGTAGAGCTGACAGAGTTCCTGATAGAGCATTGCAGTGAGATCTTTGGAAAAGACATCCTGAGCCTTTTGGGAGATCCTGATGAAGATAGCTCAG AATCTGTGTTGTCACAGCGGCACGACTCTGCATATGACAGCACTGACCCGGACTCTGAGGGGGACAGCATGGTGTccatgcagggagagggggaaagtggcagctcgtccccatctctcctctccgcGTGCGGGATGGAACGTGGCACTGTCCCCTCCTGCCCTACCAATGCCATCTTCCACTCCTTCACCAACAAGACACCCTTTAACCGCCGCTGCTCAGAGCCAATCATCTTCCCCTCTGCTGGGAAAAGGAACCTGGCCCGTAGCCATGACGACTTCTCCGTGGAGGGCCGGGACTTTGAGGAGCAGCCACTCAAAAAGCAGATCTCTAATGACTCCTTCCTGCTCCCGGGGCATGGTGCCGCTACCAGGCCTGCCGCCACGCTGTCCCTTCCCAAACTCGGCGGCAGCCATCCGTCATGCTCGTCATCCTGCTCCCTGGAGAGCACCACCTCCAATGCATCGGAGGGTTCTGTGTTTACCAGCTCGCCGCTGGCCTCCCCGGGCTGCCCACGCAGGGCCCGGTCCACACATCTGAGGGCGGACACGGTGGAAGTGGCCAAGCGACGCACCCAGTCCATGAAGGTGAACAGCAAAGCCCCGATGACGACCAAGAACCTGGGAACCTTCGCCCGAATCAGTCTGAAGAAAGGCCACCTCCAGAAGGAGAAACCTTTCCCCTGTGGAACCCTCCAGGAGGACTCCCAGAGTGAGGCCGAGGCTCCTCTCAGGCAGAAGCATCCCCTGTCTGCCATGGAGGCCTTCCAGCAGGTGGATAGCAGACTGGATTTGCAACCCCCCTCGTACGAGCAGGCAGTCCAGAATGTGGCTCAGCTCACCCTGTCACATTACGGCTCCATGACTGTCAAGGCCGCAGCCGCCACTCTTAGCAGGAATTCCCGCCCAGCTTCTATGAACGCAAACTTCATGTACTCCTGTACCGTCAATCAATACGCAGACTGCTTCTttcaggggacagacagtgatgATGTCACCGCAGTCCAACAACATTCCGGAGGGTTCTGCCAGCGAGCGATGTCTGAGTCTGTGTCGAAAGCACGCCATGAGACCATGTCACACCATGAGACGGTGTCACGGAGGTGCAGACAGCCCGTATTCGAGGAGTATTCTTACGCCAAGGAGTCCTACGTTTAA
- the rsph3 gene encoding radial spoke head protein 3 homolog: MTSVLQPQKEAPNGTYTFASRPRPVQNRTKYREPAAEQSDGQSNYGNIMYDRRVVRGNTYAQHILPVAAQPDPIEVQRQQESRRRSVARKRAMEQFRPRTPEALEGRKHIDVQTELYLEELNDRIEDTSVECQTDAFLDKPATPLFIPAKSGKDVATQIEEGELFDFDMEVRPVLEVLVGKTVEQALLEVMEEEELASLRAQQRAFEELRNAELVEVQRLEEQERRHREEKERRITQQREVLKKEMETADKIAARAFAQHYLADLLPSVYTTLREHGYFYDPVERDIETGFLPWLMAHVSNTLEKRYVARAVLDMLIHDVTQKRLELFQQMQPHDHSTQ, from the exons ATGACATCCGTTTTACAGCCTCAAAAGGAGGCTCCAAACGGGACTTACACATTCGCCAGTCGCCCAAGACCTGTTCAAAACCGCACCAAATACAGAGAGCCCGCCGCGGAGCA AAGTGATGGACAGAGCAATTATGGAAACATCATGTATGACCGACGTGTTGTTAGGGGAAACACATATGCCCAGCACATCCTACCAGTG GCAGCTCAACCTGACCCTATTGAGGTCCAGAGACAGCAGGAGTCCAGAAGGAGATCGGTCGCTCGGAAGCGTGCCATGGAGCAGTTCAGGCCCAGGACTCCAGAGGCTCTGGAGGGAAGGAAGCACATAGATGTACAGACAG AGCTTTATCTTGAGGAGCTGAATGATCGCATAGAGGACACCAGCGTCGAGTGCCAGACCGATGCCTTCCTGGACAAACCGGCCACCCCCCTCTTCATTCCTGCCAAGTCCGGTAAAGATGTGGCCacacagatagaggagggagag CTGTTTGACTTTGACATGGAGGTGCGCCCGGTGCTGGAGGTGCTGGTGGGGAAGACTGTGGAGCAGGCCCTGCTGGAggtcatggaggaggaggagctggccAGCCTGCGGGCACAGCAGCGGGCCTTCGAGGAGCTCCGCAACGCCGAGCTGGTGGAGGTGCAGCGGCTGGAGGAGCAAGAGAGACGCCACCGTGAGGAGAAG GAGCGTCGGATCACCCAGCAGCGAGAGGTGCTGAAGAAGGAGATGGAGACTGCGGACAAGATTGCGGCGCGAGCGTTTGCTCAGCACTACCTGGCCGACCTGCTCCCCTCGGTCTACACCACGCTGAGGGAACACGGCTACTTCTACGACCCTGTGGAGAGAG ATATTGAGACTGGCTTCCTCCCGTGGCTGATGGCTCATGTCAGTAACACTTTGGAGAAGAGATACGTGGCAAGAGCAGTGTTGGACA TGCTTATCCATGATGTCACCCAGAAGAGGCTGGAGCTGTTCCAACAGATGCAGCCCCACGACCACTCCACCCAATGA